A portion of the Streptomyces coeruleoprunus genome contains these proteins:
- the aroC gene encoding chorismate synthase has product MSRLRWLTAGESHGPALVATLEGLPAGVPITTEMVADHLARRRLGYGRGARMKFERDEVTFLGGVRHGLTLGSPIAVMVGNTEWPKWEKVMAADPVDPAELAEMARNAPLTRPRPGHADLAGMQKYGFDEARPVLERASARETAARVALGAVARSYLKETAGIEIVSHVVELAAAKAPYGVYPTPADVEKLDADPVRCLDADASKAMVAEIDQAHKDGDTLGGVVEVLAYGVPVGLGSHVHWDRRLDARLAAALMGIQAIKGVEVGDGFDLARVPGSQAHDEIVSTDEGIRRTSGRSGGTEGGLTTGELLRVRAAMKPIATVPRALKTVDVVTGEPAQAHHQRSDVCAVPAAGIVAEAMVALVLADAVAEKFGGDSVAETRRNVRSYLDNLHIR; this is encoded by the coding sequence TTGAGCAGGTTGCGCTGGCTGACCGCGGGGGAGTCGCACGGCCCCGCGCTGGTGGCGACGCTGGAGGGTCTTCCCGCCGGTGTCCCGATCACCACGGAGATGGTGGCGGACCACCTGGCCCGGCGGCGCCTGGGCTATGGACGCGGTGCCCGGATGAAGTTCGAGCGGGACGAGGTCACCTTCCTCGGCGGCGTCCGCCACGGCCTCACCCTCGGCTCCCCCATCGCGGTCATGGTGGGCAACACCGAGTGGCCCAAGTGGGAGAAGGTCATGGCGGCCGACCCGGTCGACCCGGCCGAACTCGCCGAGATGGCCCGCAACGCCCCGCTGACCCGGCCGCGCCCGGGCCACGCGGACCTGGCCGGCATGCAGAAGTACGGCTTCGACGAGGCCCGGCCCGTCCTGGAGCGCGCCAGCGCCCGGGAGACCGCGGCCCGCGTGGCCCTCGGCGCCGTCGCCCGGTCGTACCTGAAGGAGACGGCCGGCATCGAGATCGTCTCGCACGTCGTCGAGCTGGCCGCCGCCAAGGCCCCCTACGGCGTCTACCCGACGCCCGCCGACGTCGAGAAGCTGGACGCCGACCCGGTGCGCTGCCTGGACGCCGACGCGTCGAAGGCGATGGTCGCCGAGATCGACCAGGCCCACAAGGACGGCGACACCCTCGGCGGCGTCGTCGAGGTGCTCGCGTACGGCGTGCCCGTCGGCCTCGGCTCCCACGTCCACTGGGACCGTCGTCTCGACGCCCGGCTGGCCGCCGCCCTCATGGGCATCCAGGCCATCAAGGGCGTCGAGGTCGGCGACGGCTTCGACCTGGCGCGGGTGCCCGGCTCGCAGGCCCACGACGAGATCGTCAGCACCGACGAGGGCATCCGCCGGACCTCCGGCCGCTCCGGCGGCACCGAGGGCGGCCTCACCACCGGCGAGCTGCTGCGCGTCCGCGCCGCGATGAAGCCGATCGCGACCGTGCCGCGCGCCCTGAAGACCGTCGACGTCGTCACCGGCGAGCCCGCCCAGGCCCACCACCAGCGCTCCGACGTGTGCGCCGTGCCGGCCGCGGGCATCGTCGCCGAGGCCATGGTCGCGCTGGTCCTCGCGGACGCCGTCGCCGAGAAGTTCGGCGGCGACAGCGTCGCCGAGACCCGCCGCAACGTCCGGTCCTACCTCGACAACCTGCACATCCGGTGA